In Pseudobythopirellula maris, the genomic stretch ATTCTTATGAGGGCTAAGACGGTCGAAGCCGCCAAGCACTCTCGCAGCAACGGCTCGAACTGGGCGTCTTCTGGGGCAAGAAGCCAAGAGCCGATCGGCTGGGTCAAGATTACCGCAACGGCGACCGCCCCAACGGGCAAGACGATCAGCCAGTACAGAACATGCGCTGTCGCCATGATTTGCGACACGCGGCGGTAATTTCCTCTTGTGTATGCTCGGCCTATCTGGTTGACAACGGACTGCCCAAGCCCCGATTCGGTGAGGCTTAGGTACATCGTGGTCGTGCTGATCGCGATCCAGAGCCCGTAACGCTCGGGGCCTAGTTTCGCAAGCATCAGCGGCATTAGTAGTAAGGCGGAGCAGGATCGCAGCACCGTACATAGAATGAGTAACACATTTGCTACGAGAGTTCCTCGAACAGCCGAAGTGCCACGCTTGTTCGTCTCTGGAGAATCGACTGCGCTGCCACTGCGGGCGGGGCTGTCGCGTTGCTCGGGCGTGCTCGGCTGTCGCCGTCTGGTGGGGGTTGTCCTGTCCATGGGGGGGCGCGATAGTCGATACTCTCCGCAGCGGTCCGCGTAATACTGTGGAGGTGTAAGGCTGATGGAGGATTGCTTAGCTCACGCAGCAATTCTTTGTCTGGAGCTTGCTTCGTCTATCACGGAGTAAACGGTTCTGGCAAAGTTTCCGCACTCTTCTGCGGTGTGCGTTGGGTCGACAAGCAACATCAGACTGGTCTCGCCGAGCTCTTTAGCCACGGGGAGCCTATGCCGCGGGCGCCATTCGGAGGGGAACGCCTTTTCGAGGTAGATCTCCGAGCAAGAACCACTGAAACATGGCACACCGCGTGCGTTGATTTCGTCCATCACCCGGTCGCGATCCCAGCCCTTCAAGAGCCTCTCGGGGCGCACGAATACGTAGTGCTTGTAGTGGGCGTGACTCACGCCAGCCGGTGGTACGGGAACTCGGAGACTCGGGGCCTCTGACAAAATCCGATCGATGGCCTTGGCGTTTCGACGCCGAGTTTCGAGCCACTCGGGCAGTCGGCGTAAAGCCACGCGGCCGATCGCCGACTGCACCTCGGTCATGCGGTAGTTGCTGCCGAAGCTCTCGTGCAACCAGCGGAACCCCGGCGGGTGATCGCGATTGAAAACCGCGTCGTAGCCCTTGCCGTGGTCCTTGAAGCTCCAGGCCCGTTTCCATGCAGCCTCGTCATCGAGAACCAGCATTCCCCCTTCGCCCGCGGTGGTGAGGATCTTATCTTGGCAGAACGAGAACGCAGCGGCGTGACCAAACGAGCCAACCGGCCTCCCGTTCAGTTCGGCGCCGTGGGCTTGAGCACAGTCTTCGATCACGATCAGCCCACGCTGTTCCGCCAGATCGAGGATCGGCCCCATCTCGCAAGGCCAGCCGGCCAGGTGGACCGGGATGACCGCTTTGGTGCGTGTGGTGAGCACGGCCTCGATCGTCTCGGCCGTGACGTTCTGCGAATCGTAATCGACGTCGGCCACGACAGGCTTGGCGCCACGAGCGACCACGGCGCTGGCCGTTGCGATGAAGGTGCGAGCGGGGACCACCACTTCGTCGCCGGGGCCGACACCGAAGGCGTGCAACGCAAGCTCCAGCGCCAATGTTCCGTTCGCCAGGGTGATCGCGTGATGGCGCCCGAGCGATTGGGCGTACTCTCGCTCAAACAGCTTCCCCTCTTCTCCGGTCCAGTAGTTCAACTTGCCGCTCCGAAGGACGCGCAGCGCGGCTTCCTGCTGCTCTTCGTCGCAGACGGGCCAGGGTTGGTGGAGGTGGGATTGCATGGTCGTTTCAACTCTCCCGTGAATCATCGAGGGGGCCGCGGTAGCAGATCAAGTGAAACGCTTCGGCGTAGTGGTAGCCGACTTCCTGCCCCATCACGGCGGCGCGTTGGCGAATCGCCTCAAGGCTTCGCGGGTGGGGTGCGTCCCGGAGTTCGTCCGCGTAGGCGGCCATCGCCTGGAGTTTGGTCTCAATCGTCTCGCCAATGTCGATGTAGTAATTAGGGCAGAAAGTCGTGTGCGGCGCTCGGGCGCCCCACTCGCTTGATGAGTTGACGAAGTAGCTCAACAACGCCCGCACCGGCTGCCCCGGGGTGGGCCGGGCGGCGACCATGACCGAGTGATTGATCAGCCGGTGATCGAGATTGATATCGCCGACACTCTGCACAAACACGGAGTCGTACTTGTTGTCTGCGAAAAGACGCTCGAAGGCGCGATTCAGATCGATGTGAGGCACCGTGTCGAGCTTCATGTCGGGAAAATCCCAATGGATCAACTCCTCGACGCCAAGTAACCGGTTCGCCTCGGCGGCTTGCCCTTGCTTGCGGACAAGAATCTCCCGGTCCGACTCGTACTGAGCGCTGCTGCCATCGGTCACGATTAACACGCTCACTTTTCCGCCGCTCCGACGGATTAGCGGGATCGTGCCTCCCACGCCGAGCACCTCATCGTCGGGGTGGGCAGCGACTATCAAGGTGTTCATGAACTTCATGCCGCTGCGTTCCCCTCACGCAGTAGACTACGCAGTTCGTCGATCTCTTGACGCAGTTGAGCCGTTTGCCGACGCAGTGAACCGATCTCATCTTCGACCCGATAGCCGAACGAAGAACCAACGCTTAATGAATCGCTCCGGAGCGGCCGGCCTTCGACCGAGAGTTGGCTGAGCCAAAGCGGACGGTCCGCTGCGGCGACCAAAAGGCGGTCTGGCTCTGTGATGAGCACCTGCCCGGGGCGACCGCAGTGGGATGGCGCAAAAGATAGGTCGGCACGCCAAACCGTAACGCGCCTGTCGCGATGGTAGGCGTAGGCGCCGGGGTAGGGGTGCGACACTGCCCGCACGAGCCGTTCAACATCCGAGGCTGGTTGACTGAAGTCGATCCAGCCATCGGCGGGGATTCGCTTGGCGCGGTGGGTGGCCAGATTCTCGTCCTGCGCGATCTCAGGAGGCGAGACCCCCCGGCGGTGCATCTCGTGGAGTTCGAGATAGGCGTCACGGAGGTTCTCGGCGATTAATCGATAGAGCTCACCGACGTATGCGCCCGCCGGCACCTCGAACGGGCGTTGCAGCAGCAGCACGCCACTGTCGACGCCGCGGTCCATACGGAATAACGAAACGGCCGATTGTTCGCGCCCCTCAAGAATCGTCCAAGGGGCGGGAGCGCGGCCACGGCCCAATGGCAGTGGCGAGGGGTGGCTTCCGATCACGCTGCGCGAAGGACTGGCCAGGACTTCGTCACGAAAGATTTGGCTCCAACCAAGAGTGTAAAGGTAGTCGGGAGCCATGTCTCGGATTGCATGGACTGTCTCCGACGCGTTGATGTCGATGGCGCCAATGGTCGCCACTCCGTGGCGTTCGCAGAGTGGGTGCAGGTCGACGTAGTCCGAGAGTCCACCGCAGTCGCCCGGAGGCCGCGTCACCAACGCGACGACGTTCGCACCTGCGGCGAGCAAACCCTCGAGCGCGATCTCACTCTCGAGGTTCGATCCGATGGCGATAATACGAGGTCGTGTCACGCTGCGGCCTCCCATTCGTTTTCGCTTGGTGGATCGGTGTGCGCCGCGCCACGCAGCACAAGCCACGCCGTGCGTGACAGCACCCTCGTATCGAGCCAAAAGCTTCGGCGAGCTAGGTATTTCAAATCGAATTCGATTCGCTGTGGCCAGCTGAGCGACGTGTTACCGCGGACCTGTGCGAGGCCAGTCATGCCCGGCGGTGTCTCGCAGCGACGCCTCTGACGCGGGGTCATTTTGTCATAATCTTCCTGCACCGTGGGACGAGGCCCAACAAGCGACATGTCCCCCAGGAGCACATTGAGCAACTGAGGGATCTCGTCGATTTTGAGCTTCCTTATCAGGGGAGCACCACGTATTAGGCGAGGGTCGTTTCGGACAGAAACAGTGCTACGCTCTTCGTCGGGAGCTGGGATAGTCATCGTGCGGAGCTTGAGGATCGCGAAGGGCTCGCCGCCTAGTCCGACGCGTTGCTGGCGGAACAGAACCGGGCCGGGTGAGATCGCGAGCACCCACAGGGCCGCTACGGCTAACACGGGCCCCAGCACCAGCAGCGCCATCGCAGCGACACTGAGATCGATTACACGTTTCCAAACAGGCGTTCTCATGCTGTCTCAGGCTGCCGGTTGTTGTGGTGTCGCACAGTATTGGCCATCGACCGAGTACCCATGCTCGATCAAAGCCGTCTCGAGACGCCTGCCGACGCGGTCGCGGCACTCGGGGTCGAGTCCACGGCGCCAGGCGCCGATGCTCCGCGGCGTTACGTCTGCCGTGAACCGCTGCGCCGCGTTCTCGGAGAGTTTGACGCCGAGGAAGGACGCTATCTTTGTGAGTTCCATAGCGGGCCTCGTCACGTAGTCTTCGTAGGTAACCACCTCGACCCGGTCCGAGCTGAACAAGGCGAGGTCGTTCTCGGATTTTGTCAGGCAACGTTCCCACTGTTCTGCGCAAACGAGGTCCAAGGAGTGCCTAATCAGAGATTCGGGCATCCCGCTGTAGCGAGGCCCCCACTCTTTTAGTCGGCGGTCCCTGCCCCCGAAGCGGTGCAGGCGGTTGAGCGCGTAGCGCGTGGCGTAGTACGCAAGATCGGCTTTGGGCACGTAGCGAGTCTTAGCCAGCACGTACGCCCAGTCGAGCGTCGCGCTCCAGCGTTTGAGCGCCGAAGCGACCACGTCGCGCCCGTCTCGGACGATCAGGAGGTACTTTGCCTCGGGGACTATTCGATTGACGAAAGGGACTCTGAGGCTGTTTGCACAGGTTTTCTCCACTAGAAACCTGGCGCCGGTTCGAGCCGCTTGCTTGGCAAAGCAACGACGCACACTCGATATGGTCCGTGGTGAAGCATGCTCGGCTCGCAATTCATCGTCCGGATGAGCGGCGTTTCGATGACGCCACACGTAGTTGATCTCGTCGCACGGCCAAGTGGCGAAGCCATCCAGTCGGCAGAGCGCGTCGCGCAGCATGTTCGTGCCGGAACGAGCAGCGCCGATGATCACCACCGGTTGGAAGTCGAATGACTTATATTTATCGTTGGGCATCGCACGATGCGGCTCAGGCCGCTGCTCGATGTTCGGGGGGGGTATGGGCTCTGGCGGAGGAGTCCAGAGCTCGAGAGGCTATCTTGTCAACGAGCGAATCCCACTCTTTGAGCATCCGTTCGGTTCCATACAGTTGCTCGGCGGTGCGTGCGATTCGCAGCCTTTCGTTTGCCGTGAATTCGTGGCGGCGGTCGATTGCCTCCGACAGCATCTCCACGATGTCTTCCGCTTGGTGGCCCAGGGAGACCAAACCCAGCTGGTGTTCGGCCACGATGCGAGCGAGGTCCGAATCGGGCTCGACAACCACCGCCAACGGACTGCCGGCACGGAGGCAAGTCATGGTTTTGCTGGGGAAGGCATAGCGTCGCACGCCGGGAGCCAGCGAAACTACGCTGTAATCGCAGGACGCCATCGCTGCCGCTGCAACCTCTGGCGACTGTTGGTCGAGGAAGAAGACACGCTCACCAATCAACCCCGCTGCGCGCTCTTCCAACTCGAGACGAGCGGCTCCCGAGCCCATGAAAATCAACCGCCAGTCGTCTCGCTCACCGAGACGATGTGCGGCATCGATCAGAGGATCAAGGTGCTGGAATCGCCCCAGATTGCCCGCAAACAAGAACCTCGTCGCTGAGCGGTCAGTGAGGCAGTCTGGCAATCGAGCGTCCCCGGACTCGGGGGAGGAGGCGATAGGGCAGTTGTTGATAATCGCTATCTGGTCGGGACCGGCTCCTTGCGCAAGGAGCGAATCGGCCATGTCGGAACTTAGAGTAACCAGAGCGTTTGCGCCGCGTCGATTCGCACGCTCGATGGCAAGAGCCATGCGGTAGATAGCGCCATTGTCGAGGTCGCCGATCTCCAGCAGCCCTTCGGGGTGGATGTCTTGTACGTGTAAGATCGTTTGGGCCCCGGTCAACCAACGGATCAACCTGAGAGCGACCCCGATCGCCACCGGAGGGTGACTGTTTGCGATCACGAGGTCGTACCGACGACGGAGCGTCGCGTGGGCGACTGCTCGTAGAAGAAAATAGAGACTATTGATGGCTCGCACCACGCGCCAGTGCTTCTTTTCTGGGAACATCGCCAAACGCCGGATCTCGACGCCGCCGACCGTCTCGACCCATTGTTGGCGGCCGACCTGATTGCCGTTGTAGCTCGGCTGACCGGAGTAGGCGCACACCTCGGCTCCGCGCTCCCGCTGACGCTCCAGGATCAAACGCAGGATCCGGGCGTAGGGGGTCGTGTCGGGCCAATAGTGACGGTAGATGGCGAGGATTCTCATGGCGACGCAAGGTTGCGCTTGGTGCTCAGGCGGCGACGATGCCGTCCCACAGGTGGCCGAGTTTCGCGGTGCCGAGGATTAGCTTCACCACGCGGTGCGACACGTTGGTCACCTGGTACTCGGCGGCGATCGGCTGCCCCGCTGCGTGGTCGCGGTTCTTCGTGACGAACTCGACCGACTCGAGCACCGTGCCGACATCGAGACCCGTCAGCACGATATGCCCCGAGTCCATCGCCTCGGGACGCTCGATCGCCGTGCGTGTGGTGACAGCCGGGAAACCGAGGATCGAGCTCTCCTCGCTGATCGTGCCACTATCGCTCACCGTGCAGAAGGCGTCGCGCTGCAGGCGGACGTAGTCGTGGTAGCCGAACGGCTTGAGGAACCGCACTCGCTCGTCGGCCGTCGCGCTGCCCTCCTGCGACGAGGCCAGCTCGTCGAGCCGGGCCTGGGTGCGCGGGTGGGTGCTCACGATCACCGGCATGCCGTGCCGCTCGGCTAGCGAGTTGAGGATGCCAAGCAGCTTGCGGAGGTTCTCCTCGCGGTCGACGTTCTCGGCCCGGTGCAGGCTGACGACGATGAACCGCTTTTCTTCAAGCCCCAGCCGGGTCGTGGCGTCTGACGTCTCGATGCCCTCGGCGTTGTCGTCGAGCACCTCGCGCATCGGTGAGCCGGTCAGGTAGACCCGTCGCGGGTGGACCCCTTCGGCGAGCAGGTTTCGGCGGGCATGTTCGGTGTAAACGAGATTAAAATCGCTGATGTGATCGACGATCCGCCGGTTGATCTCTTCGGGCACGTTGAAGTCGAAGCAGCGGTTGCCGGCTTCCATGTGGTAGACCGGAACCTTCATCCGCCGGGCGATCACGGCGGCGAACGCGCTGTTCGTGTCGCCGAGGATCAGCACCGCGTCGGGCTTTTCTTCTTTGAGCACGCGCTCGGCGCCCACCATCACGTCGCCCAGGATCACGCCGAGCGAGTCGCGGCGGATGCCCAGGAAGTGGTCGGGCTGGCGGACACGGAGGTCGTCGAAGAAGACCTCGTTCAGCTCGTAATCGGAGTTCTGCCCGGTGTGGACGATCACGTGCTCGACGTGCTGATCCAACAGGGCCATGACGCGCGACAGCCGGATGATCTCCGGCCGCGTGCCTAGCACGGTCATGATCTTGAGGGGTTTGCTCACGATATGTGCGTCCTTGCTACTTTCTTCCTCCCCCCGTGGGGGAGAGGGTTGGGGGGGCGTCGGGTACCCGGGGCGCCCCCACCCTGGCCCTCCCCTAAGGGGGGAGGGGAATTTATCGCGGCTCACGCCGCGGCTTGTGTTGTCTTTGTTTCCTGTTCCAGGAATACCTTCTCGTAGTACGTGTCGGGGTCGGCCGCGTCGAACAGCTCGTTGCTCCAGAACATGGTGAGTAGCTCCTCCGAACCGGTGTTCTCGATGTGGTGTGTGTGCAGCACGGGGATCGAGATGAACTCGGGCCGAGAGCCGGAAACCCGGTACTCGTGGATCGCGTCGCCCCCCACCGGCCGCAGGCGGATCGACGCCTCGCCGCGCAGCACGCAGAACCACTCGAACTTGCGGGTGTGGTAATGGTCGCCGCGGGTGACGCCTGGCCGGGTGGTGGAGAAAAAGACTTGCCCGCCGGCGGCCGTCTTGATCACCTCGCACAGGTCGCCGCGCTGGTCGGCGTGGACCTGGGGGCGGTGGCGGTGATCGGTCAGTTCGACGTGCCAGAGGAACGTGGCGTACAGATTGGCCCGTAGCGAAGAGGTGAGCATTGGCACCACGCCGCCGCCGAAGTACGCATCGCGGTATTCGGTGAGTGTCACAAGCAACTCGCTAATCCGCACTCGTTGACCCCCCGTGGCGTGGCTAAGGGCCGGCGCATCGGGGCGTTCAGTGGCGATGTCGGCAAGCTGTGCTACGAGGTCCTCGACCCACAGGAACTCGACTTCGCGGTCTTCGATCAGCTGGGGCGTCTCGCCGTGCGTGAGCTGATGGCAGAACGTGGCGACAACCGAGTTGTAGAACGGCTTACATCCGGCGCCGTAGACATTGGGGATCACGAGCGTCGTGAGCGGGGCGTCGCACTCGTTGGCCCAGGCGGCGAGCACCTTTTCGGCGTCGCGTTTAGAGCGGCCGTAAGGATTGTCATTGTCGCGCTGGGTGGTCGATGCATACACCACGTGCGGACGTGCGTTCGCTTCGCGGCAGGCGTCGGTGAGCCGCTCGGCGAGCGAGCGGTTGACCGTAGCGATCTCGTGTTCTTTGCCGCGGTTCACGCCGGCGAGGTGGACGACGGCGTCGCACGCCTGGACGAACTCGATGAGCGCGGCCGGGTCGTCCCACTCCTCACGCGGCAAGGGCAGGGCCTCAAAGCCCTCGGTGTGCGAGAGCCGGTCGATCAAGCGGCGGGCGATGAAACCTTGCGGGCCGGTCACCCCGATGCGGAGAGTACTCAAGCGGCGAGCCTCACTTTCTGATCGCCGCCCTTATCTGCGGCCCAGCTGTCGAGCTCGGCACGAACCTCGGGGAGTTCGAGCAGCAGGTCTTGGATTTCGTCAACGGACAGCAGCCGGGCGTTGGCCGATGTGTAGCCGTCTTTGGCGAACGCCGCCGACAACTTGCCCTGGGTGAAGAACGACTCGTAGTTGTGCGAGCCCTCGGTCGGCACGCGGTAGTACTCCTCGTACTCTTGGCTGCGGCCGATCTCCTCGGCGGTGACCAGCACCTCGTGCATCTTCTCCCCTTCGCGAACGCCGACCACGTCGACCGGGTTGTCGGTCGCGAAGAGCTTGAGCAACGCTGTGGCCAGGTCTTCCACCGTGGCCGAGACAGCTTTACGAACGAACAGGTCGCCCTGCTGTCCGTGCTCCATAGCGAATGTGACCAGCCGCACCGCCTCGGCCAGCGGCAGCAGCAGGCGGGTCATCTTGGGCGCGGTGACCGTGAGCGGCTTGCCCGCCTTGATCTGCGAGATGAACAGCGGGATGACCGACCCGCGCGAGTACATCACGTTGCCGTAGCGAACCGCGCAGTACTTGGTGCGGGCGCCCGTCTCGCGGGCCTTGGCGTAGGTGAGCTTCTCCATCAGGGCCTTCGACTGGCCCATGGCGTTGATCGGGTAGACCGCCTTGTCGGTGCTCAAAACGACGAGCTTCTCAACGCCGCAGCGGTCGGCCGCCTCGAGCACGTTGTGCGTGCCGAGCACGTTGGTCCGCACCGCCTCGATCGGGAAGAACTCGCAGGAGGGTACCTGCTTGAGCGCCGCGGCGTGGAACACGAAGTCGACGCCCCGCATCGCCGAGTCGACCCGCTGCGCGTCGCGAACGTCGCCGATAACGAACGAGAGCCGTTCGTCGGCGAGCGCGAGCCGCATGTCGTGCTGCTTTTTCTCGTCACGACTGAAGACGATTACACGGCTCGGGCTGTGCTCGGCGAGGGCGAGCCTGATGAAATTATTGCCGAACGAGCCGGTGCCGCCTGTCACGAGAAGTGTCTTGTCTTCGAACATTCTCGTCGCATCCATGCGTGAGTAGTGGGGAAGTTACCGTTCGCTCCGGCAATCCTTGCCGCAAGCGTATTACGCCGTTCACCGTGTAAGTGACCAAACCGCGAGGCAGTTATGCAGCTTGGCGGAGAGGAAGTGTAAGTTGCTTTCTGCGAGACACAAACCCCATTTTGCCGGTGGCTTCGTCGACCGAGCTGGCAGGTGGCCAGAATCCTATTGTGCCCCGTGCGGCGATCCGGTACTTACGCTCCCTGTCGGCAGATTCTGCCGATCGATGTCGCCGAATCTGCGCCTCGACGCCCGACGAGCCTACAACACAGAATGCTCCAAACATCCCATATATCGCGATGGCTGATCCTGCTGTCGTTGCTGGCGTTGGTTCTGACCGGTTGCCAGTCGGCCCGATACGCGGCAGGCTCCTTGCCCGCTGAGTACCTAGCCGACGCCAAGCCCGGGTCGCATCAGATCCAATTGGCGGGATCGAGCGAAGCCGCCTCGTCGAGCAACAAGATCGTTGCCGATGACCTGCTGGCGATCCGGGTCGTGACCGGCGCCCGTGAAGAGCCCTCCGAGCCGTTTCTGGTCCGGGTGGAAGCCGATGGCCGCGTTAACGTGCCTGTCGTGGGCGCCGTCCCGGTGGTCGGCGTCGACACGAGCGAGGCGGGACGACGCATCGCCGCCGCCGCCGTCGATCGTCGGGTCTACCGCTCGCCCAACGTCACTGTAGCCGTCGAAGAGCAAGCGACGCATCGCGTGACGGTCCTCGGCGCCGTAGCCGAGCCGGGCGTTCACGAGATCCCACGCGGCAACTGCGACGTGATCACGGCGATCGCCTCGGCCGGCGGCACGACCGAAGAAGCGGGGACGGTCGTCGAAGTCAAACACGCGTCGACGCCTGGCGGCACGTTGTTCGCCGGCGCCGCCGAAGGGGGTGTTCAGCAGGTGGCCTATCAAGAGCCATCCGGCCCAGTCGTGGAGCGGATCGACTTGGCGATGGCGTCGCCTCAGCAAAGAACCAAACAGCGACTCAGCGACAGCGATGTCGTGATGGTCCTGCCGCGTGAAAAAGAAACCGTCCACGTCACTGGGCTGGTGACCAGACCGGACCAGTTCGAGCTGCCGCGAGACCAGCCGCTGCGTGTTCTTGACGCGATCGCGATGGCCGGTGGGATCACGACCCCCGTGGCCGACAAGGTGCTGGTCATCCGCCACATCGATGCGCATAGCGAGCCGATCACGATCGGCGTGAGCATGGCCAGGGCGAAGCGCGACGGCCGCGAAAACTTAGTTCTTCGCTCGGGTGACTTGGTGAGTGTCGAGTCGACCGTTGCGACGACCGTGACAGGCGTGATGAAAGACTTCTTCCGTATCACGATGGGCGTGAGCAGCCAGCTGACGGCGTTCTGACCCGCAGACGCCCCTACGAGACTCCGCAAGATGACACAGAACCAAGAACATTTTCACGAGCCGGAAATCACGGTCTCCAGCGCAGGTCCTAACGAGGCGCTGCAAGGGGTGCTACGGCTTGTGCGGCTCGCCGAGCAGAGGCATCAGACCTTGCTTTGGATCGTAGCCGGTTGCTTGGGGATTGGCGCGCTCTACTACGGTTTTGCGCCACGTTACTATCGATCCGAAGCCAAGCTGATGGTCATTCAGCAGGTGGCCGACGAGCTCTCTTCGATGAGCGATCAGATCGGCAGCGACAACTTGATGACCACGCACAAAGACTTGGTCCGCAGCCCCGTCGTGGTTCGTAATGCTATCGAGCAACTCAAACCCGAGCACCGAATCGACCTAGTCGAGTCGCCGCCCCACAAGTGGGTAGATTCGATCTCGGATCGACTGTCAGCCTCGGCGACGCGGAAAACGAATTTCGTGAGTGTCGCTTACGAGTCACTCCATCCTGAGGCGGCCGCGGCGGTTGTCAACGCGGTGATTAACTCCTACTTGGAGTTCGTTGAGGAAACGCACCGGGGCACTGCGGCGGACGTGCTCAACGTGCTCACGGTCGAGCGTGACCAGATCGAGCAGGACCTAATAGTCAAGCAGCAATTGCTGCAAGAGTTCCGACAGCGGATTGGTCACCTCGCGCTCCCCAAGGACAACGAGGTAGTCGACCCGATCATCGGGCGAGCGCTCCAACTCAACACAGCCTTGATGGAGGCGCAGCAGGAGCGGATCGGAATGCAGGCCTCGTTAGCCACGGTGCGTCGCGCCATGAGCCAAGGCGAGGACCTCAGGCAGTACTTGTCGCTGGTCCAGGAAGCGGTCGGCGAGCAAATGCTGCTGTCGGCGCTCGGCATGGGAGAGAACGATGTGCGGGCCATGGCCGATCAGCAAACACGGCTGTTCGACGTGGAGGCGCAGCTGAGCCGTCTTGAGCCGTTTTACGGACCGGCTCATCCTGAGGTGGTTGCCCTGTCCACTCAGGCACAAGCCATCAAGAAGTACTTGGCTGAATACCGTAACGGAGCATCGGGCCGGGCCGATTTTCTCGGCCAGGAAGAGCTAGGCAGCATGCTCTCAACGATGCTCAATCAAGCCCTTGCCCAAGC encodes the following:
- a CDS encoding sulfotransferase family protein; protein product: MPNDKYKSFDFQPVVIIGAARSGTNMLRDALCRLDGFATWPCDEINYVWRHRNAAHPDDELRAEHASPRTISSVRRCFAKQAARTGARFLVEKTCANSLRVPFVNRIVPEAKYLLIVRDGRDVVASALKRWSATLDWAYVLAKTRYVPKADLAYYATRYALNRLHRFGGRDRRLKEWGPRYSGMPESLIRHSLDLVCAEQWERCLTKSENDLALFSSDRVEVVTYEDYVTRPAMELTKIASFLGVKLSENAAQRFTADVTPRSIGAWRRGLDPECRDRVGRRLETALIEHGYSVDGQYCATPQQPAA
- a CDS encoding PIG-L deacetylase family protein; the encoded protein is MKFMNTLIVAAHPDDEVLGVGGTIPLIRRSGGKVSVLIVTDGSSAQYESDREILVRKQGQAAEANRLLGVEELIHWDFPDMKLDTVPHIDLNRAFERLFADNKYDSVFVQSVGDINLDHRLINHSVMVAARPTPGQPVRALLSYFVNSSSEWGARAPHTTFCPNYYIDIGETIETKLQAMAAYADELRDAPHPRSLEAIRQRAAVMGQEVGYHYAEAFHLICYRGPLDDSRES
- a CDS encoding DegT/DnrJ/EryC1/StrS family aminotransferase, translated to MQSHLHQPWPVCDEEQQEAALRVLRSGKLNYWTGEEGKLFEREYAQSLGRHHAITLANGTLALELALHAFGVGPGDEVVVPARTFIATASAVVARGAKPVVADVDYDSQNVTAETIEAVLTTRTKAVIPVHLAGWPCEMGPILDLAEQRGLIVIEDCAQAHGAELNGRPVGSFGHAAAFSFCQDKILTTAGEGGMLVLDDEAAWKRAWSFKDHGKGYDAVFNRDHPPGFRWLHESFGSNYRMTEVQSAIGRVALRRLPEWLETRRRNAKAIDRILSEAPSLRVPVPPAGVSHAHYKHYVFVRPERLLKGWDRDRVMDEINARGVPCFSGSCSEIYLEKAFPSEWRPRHRLPVAKELGETSLMLLVDPTHTAEECGNFARTVYSVIDEASSRQRIAA
- a CDS encoding UDP-N-acetylglucosamine 4,6-dehydratase family protein, producing MFEDKTLLVTGGTGSFGNNFIRLALAEHSPSRVIVFSRDEKKQHDMRLALADERLSFVIGDVRDAQRVDSAMRGVDFVFHAAALKQVPSCEFFPIEAVRTNVLGTHNVLEAADRCGVEKLVVLSTDKAVYPINAMGQSKALMEKLTYAKARETGARTKYCAVRYGNVMYSRGSVIPLFISQIKAGKPLTVTAPKMTRLLLPLAEAVRLVTFAMEHGQQGDLFVRKAVSATVEDLATALLKLFATDNPVDVVGVREGEKMHEVLVTAEEIGRSQEYEEYYRVPTEGSHNYESFFTQGKLSAAFAKDGYTSANARLLSVDEIQDLLLELPEVRAELDSWAADKGGDQKVRLAA
- a CDS encoding glycosyltransferase family 4 protein, with the translated sequence MRILAIYRHYWPDTTPYARILRLILERQRERGAEVCAYSGQPSYNGNQVGRQQWVETVGGVEIRRLAMFPEKKHWRVVRAINSLYFLLRAVAHATLRRRYDLVIANSHPPVAIGVALRLIRWLTGAQTILHVQDIHPEGLLEIGDLDNGAIYRMALAIERANRRGANALVTLSSDMADSLLAQGAGPDQIAIINNCPIASSPESGDARLPDCLTDRSATRFLFAGNLGRFQHLDPLIDAAHRLGERDDWRLIFMGSGAARLELEERAAGLIGERVFFLDQQSPEVAAAAMASCDYSVVSLAPGVRRYAFPSKTMTCLRAGSPLAVVVEPDSDLARIVAEHQLGLVSLGHQAEDIVEMLSEAIDRRHEFTANERLRIARTAEQLYGTERMLKEWDSLVDKIASRALDSSARAHTPPEHRAAA
- a CDS encoding polysaccharide biosynthesis C-terminal domain-containing protein, which produces MSTLRIGVTGPQGFIARRLIDRLSHTEGFEALPLPREEWDDPAALIEFVQACDAVVHLAGVNRGKEHEIATVNRSLAERLTDACREANARPHVVYASTTQRDNDNPYGRSKRDAEKVLAAWANECDAPLTTLVIPNVYGAGCKPFYNSVVATFCHQLTHGETPQLIEDREVEFLWVEDLVAQLADIATERPDAPALSHATGGQRVRISELLVTLTEYRDAYFGGGVVPMLTSSLRANLYATFLWHVELTDHRHRPQVHADQRGDLCEVIKTAAGGQVFFSTTRPGVTRGDHYHTRKFEWFCVLRGEASIRLRPVGGDAIHEYRVSGSRPEFISIPVLHTHHIENTGSEELLTMFWSNELFDAADPDTYYEKVFLEQETKTTQAAA
- a CDS encoding sugar transferase, with amino-acid sequence MRTPVWKRVIDLSVAAMALLVLGPVLAVAALWVLAISPGPVLFRQQRVGLGGEPFAILKLRTMTIPAPDEERSTVSVRNDPRLIRGAPLIRKLKIDEIPQLLNVLLGDMSLVGPRPTVQEDYDKMTPRQRRRCETPPGMTGLAQVRGNTSLSWPQRIEFDLKYLARRSFWLDTRVLSRTAWLVLRGAAHTDPPSENEWEAAA
- a CDS encoding methionyl-tRNA formyltransferase is translated as MGGRSVTRPRIIAIGSNLESEIALEGLLAAGANVVALVTRPPGDCGGLSDYVDLHPLCERHGVATIGAIDINASETVHAIRDMAPDYLYTLGWSQIFRDEVLASPSRSVIGSHPSPLPLGRGRAPAPWTILEGREQSAVSLFRMDRGVDSGVLLLQRPFEVPAGAYVGELYRLIAENLRDAYLELHEMHRRGVSPPEIAQDENLATHRAKRIPADGWIDFSQPASDVERLVRAVSHPYPGAYAYHRDRRVTVWRADLSFAPSHCGRPGQVLITEPDRLLVAAADRPLWLSQLSVEGRPLRSDSLSVGSSFGYRVEDEIGSLRRQTAQLRQEIDELRSLLREGNAAA
- the wecB gene encoding non-hydrolyzing UDP-N-acetylglucosamine 2-epimerase; the encoded protein is MSKPLKIMTVLGTRPEIIRLSRVMALLDQHVEHVIVHTGQNSDYELNEVFFDDLRVRQPDHFLGIRRDSLGVILGDVMVGAERVLKEEKPDAVLILGDTNSAFAAVIARRMKVPVYHMEAGNRCFDFNVPEEINRRIVDHISDFNLVYTEHARRNLLAEGVHPRRVYLTGSPMREVLDDNAEGIETSDATTRLGLEEKRFIVVSLHRAENVDREENLRKLLGILNSLAERHGMPVIVSTHPRTQARLDELASSQEGSATADERVRFLKPFGYHDYVRLQRDAFCTVSDSGTISEESSILGFPAVTTRTAIERPEAMDSGHIVLTGLDVGTVLESVEFVTKNRDHAAGQPIAAEYQVTNVSHRVVKLILGTAKLGHLWDGIVAA